The following proteins are encoded in a genomic region of Ursus arctos isolate Adak ecotype North America unplaced genomic scaffold, UrsArc2.0 scaffold_32, whole genome shotgun sequence:
- the LOC113270688 gene encoding tyrosine-protein phosphatase non-receptor type 11-like — MTSRRWFHPNISGVEAEKLLLSRGQHGSFLARPSKSCPGGFTLSVRRRDEVTHVKIQNTGDYYSLYGGEKFATLAELVQHYTGQHGGLLRERSGAPVELRHPLGCQDPIAERWYHGHLSGKEAEQLLTEKGRLGTFLVRESQSKPGDFVLSVLTQQPDKADRRPRVTHVMIHFQPDGKYDVGGGEQFDTLAELVECYKRNPMVEKSGTVLHLRQPLKATRINAASIESRVQELNRATDAGEKAKQGFWEEFEMLQQQECRLLYPRKEGQRLENKPKNRYKNILPFDTTRVILHDVDDSVPGADYINANYIRSDPEEKPGHGWGKVYIATQGCLQTTAAAFWAMVHQEDTRVIVMATREVERGRNKCFRYWPELHGCQEYGHVRICNLAEYQAQGYCVRELQVWRPDQEPPRTVKHYQYFGWPDHGVPAEPSGVLGFLDEVNRAQSSMPGAGPMVVHCSAGIGRTGTLIVIDILVDLIRRQGLDCDIDVPKTIQLVRRQRSGMVQTEAQYKFVYLALRRYIQAEQLRLREQ; from the exons ATGACCTCGCGCAG GTGGTTTCACCCCAACATCAGTGGAGTTGAGGCCGAGAAGCTGCTCCTGTCCAGGGGCCAGCATGGGAGCTTCCTGGCGAGACCCAGCAAGAGCTGCCCAGGGGGCTTCACATTGTCTGTCAG ACGCCGGGATGAGGTGACCCACGTCAAGATCCAGAACACGGGCGACTACTACAGTCTCTATGGAGGGGAGAAGTTCGCAACGCTGGCCGAGCTGGTGCAGCACTACACAGGCCAGCACGGGGGGCTGCTCCGTGAGCGCAGTGGGGCCCCTGTTGAGCTCCGGCACCCGCTGGGCTGCCAGGACCCCATAGCTGAGCG GTGGTACCATGGGCACCTGTCTGGCAAGGAGGCCGAGCAGCTGCTGACGGAAAAAGGACGCCTGGGTACCTTCCTGGTGCGGGAGAGTCAGAGCAAACCTGGGGACTTTGTGCTGTCTGTGCTCACACAGCAGCCAGACAAGGCAGACCGCCGGCCACGGGTCACGCACGTCATGATCCACTTCCAG CCAGATGGGAAGTATGACGTGGGAGGTGGGGAACAGTTCGACACCCTCGCAGAGCTGGTGGAATGCTACAAGAGGAACCCCATGGTGGAGAAGTCGGGGACAGTGCTGCATCTCAGGCAG CCCCTCAAGGCCACAAGGATCAATGCCGCAAGCATCGAGAGCCGAGTACAGGAGCTCAACAGGGCCACTGATGCCGGCGAGAAAGCCAAGCAGGGCTTCTGGGAAGAATTCGAG ATGCTGCAGCAGCAGGAATGTCGGCTCCTGTACCCACGGAAGGAGGGACAGCGGTTGGAGAACAAGCCCAAGAACCGCTACAAGAACATCCTTCCCT TTGATACCACCCGTGTCATTCTGCATGACGTGGACGACAGCGTGCCCGGAGCCGACTACATCAACGCGAACTACATCAGG AGTGATCCAGAGGAGAAGCCAGGTCATGGATGGGGCAAGGTGTACATCGCCACCCAGGGCTGTCTGCAAACCACAGCGGCTGCCTTCTGGGCGATGGTGCACCAGGAGGACACGCGGGTCATTGTCATGGCCACCAGGGAGGTGGAGCGAGGCCGG AACAAATGTTTCCGGTACTGGCCAGAGCTGCATGGCTGCCAAGAATATGGCCACGTCCGTATTTGCAACTTGGCTGAGTACCAGGCCCAGGGCTACTGTGTGCGGGAACTGCAGGTGTGGCGGCCAGATCAG GAGCCACCGCGTACAGTGAAGCACTACCAGTACTTCGGCTGGCCAGACCACGGGGTCCCGGCTGAGCCCTCCGGCGTCCTCGGCTTTCTGGACGAGGTGAACCGGGCCCAGAGCAGCATGCCGGGGGCCGGCCCCATGGTGGTGCACTGCAG CGCCGGCATCGGACGCACTGGCACCCTCATCGTGATTGACATCCTGGTGGACCTCATCCGCAGGCAAG GTCTCGACTGCGACATCGACGTTCCCAAGACGATCCAGCTGGTGCGGCGGCAGCGCTCGGGGATGGTGCAGACCGAGGCGCAGTACAAGTTCGTGTACCTGGCGCTGCGGCGGTACATCCAGGCCGAGCAGCTGCGTCTGCGCGagcag